The following are encoded together in the Parabacteroides chongii genome:
- a CDS encoding DUF4271 domain-containing protein: MDLFEGYVGIRLWDGQLVDDVIFTLLLSLLIAFAIIFRSNFQHFVKMMKDVVYLKERQNLFDETAGKRGSFFRNFMTFQALLLCSIALFSIARTREMVSYVDGKEVLLAITAILGVLFLFYQFKQLSYYLLGFVFAVPEKYKFWKKNYNAIMGAWGILLYIPVVWLMFVGSKTLAPVIMFCIFYFLCRFVIIYKTIRIFHKNNIGLLYISLYLCTQEILPLIFLYEGMIFLYNFIETSTLWH, translated from the coding sequence ATGGATCTGTTTGAAGGATATGTAGGCATTCGTTTGTGGGACGGACAGCTGGTGGATGATGTCATATTCACGCTGCTGCTATCCTTGTTGATTGCCTTTGCCATAATATTCCGGTCTAATTTTCAGCATTTTGTAAAGATGATGAAAGATGTGGTATATCTGAAAGAACGGCAGAACCTGTTTGATGAAACGGCCGGGAAGCGTGGTTCTTTCTTTCGTAATTTCATGACATTCCAGGCGTTGTTACTTTGTAGTATCGCCTTGTTTTCGATAGCCCGGACAAGGGAAATGGTCAGTTACGTGGACGGGAAAGAGGTTTTGCTGGCAATTACGGCCATTTTGGGTGTGCTGTTCCTGTTCTATCAGTTCAAACAACTGAGTTATTATCTGTTGGGATTCGTTTTTGCAGTGCCTGAGAAGTACAAGTTCTGGAAGAAAAATTATAATGCCATTATGGGAGCGTGGGGCATTTTGTTATATATTCCGGTCGTTTGGTTGATGTTCGTAGGAAGTAAAACATTGGCTCCCGTGATAATGTTTTGTATTTTCTATTTTTTGTGCCGTTTTGTAATAATTTATAAGACAATACGTATATTTCACAAGAATAATATCGGACTTTTGTATATTAGTTTGTACCTTTGCACCCAAGAAATCTTACCCCTCATATTTTTGTACGAAGGTATGATTTTTTTGTATAACTTTATTGAGACGAGTACTCTATGGCATTGA
- the lpdA gene encoding dihydrolipoyl dehydrogenase, producing MKYDVAIIGGGPAGYTAAEKAAASGLSTVLFEKNALGGVCLNEGCVPTKTLLYSAKVYDTIKHAQKYAVKAENPTFDFPKIIARKNKVVKKLTAGIRMKMTEHGVVVVVGEAEIKGRAADGTISIACGEETYEAANLLLCTGSETVIPPIPGLAETDYWTSREALQTKELPASLVIIGGGVIGMEFASFFNSMGTEVHVVEMLDKILGPMDKELSEMLQAEYAKRGIQFYLSHKVTAVHEGEVTVEKDGESFVIKGEKVLLSVGRRPVTKGFGLETLSLEPFRNGIKVNEYMQTSLPNVYACGDITAFSLLAHTAVSEAEVAIKHILGKAGAGMSYKAIPGVVYTNPEIAGVGKTEEELQADGIPYTVKKLPMAFSGRFVAENEQGNGVCKLILSEDETVIGAYLLGNPASELIVIAGIAIEKGMTAEELKSIVFPHPTVGEIIKEAL from the coding sequence ATGAAATACGATGTTGCTATAATTGGCGGGGGACCTGCCGGTTATACGGCTGCTGAAAAAGCGGCAGCGAGTGGACTGTCCACTGTGTTGTTTGAAAAGAACGCGTTAGGCGGTGTCTGTCTCAATGAAGGCTGTGTCCCTACGAAAACACTTCTTTATTCGGCTAAAGTGTATGATACCATAAAACATGCACAGAAATATGCTGTTAAGGCAGAGAATCCGACTTTCGACTTCCCTAAGATTATTGCCCGTAAAAATAAGGTTGTAAAGAAACTGACCGCCGGTATCCGTATGAAGATGACGGAACATGGTGTCGTAGTTGTTGTTGGGGAAGCGGAGATAAAAGGACGTGCAGCTGACGGTACAATCTCTATCGCCTGTGGTGAAGAAACGTATGAAGCAGCAAACCTGCTGTTGTGTACGGGATCGGAAACGGTTATTCCTCCTATCCCCGGTCTGGCGGAAACCGATTACTGGACCAGCCGTGAAGCCCTGCAAACAAAAGAGCTTCCTGCTTCTCTAGTTATCATCGGAGGCGGTGTGATCGGTATGGAGTTTGCCTCTTTCTTTAATAGCATGGGAACCGAAGTTCATGTAGTCGAAATGCTGGATAAGATACTAGGTCCGATGGATAAGGAGCTTTCTGAAATGCTTCAGGCTGAATATGCCAAGAGAGGCATTCAATTTTATCTGAGCCATAAAGTGACGGCTGTCCACGAAGGTGAAGTGACTGTTGAGAAAGATGGAGAAAGTTTTGTGATCAAGGGTGAAAAGGTCTTGCTGAGTGTAGGCCGCCGGCCGGTGACGAAAGGGTTCGGACTGGAGACTTTATCGCTTGAACCTTTCCGCAATGGCATAAAAGTCAATGAATATATGCAGACATCTCTTCCGAATGTCTATGCCTGTGGCGATATCACGGCATTCTCCCTGCTGGCTCATACGGCAGTCAGTGAGGCGGAAGTGGCGATTAAACATATCCTGGGCAAGGCGGGAGCCGGTATGAGCTATAAAGCAATTCCGGGTGTAGTCTATACCAATCCTGAAATAGCCGGCGTAGGTAAGACGGAAGAGGAATTGCAGGCGGACGGAATCCCTTATACCGTAAAGAAACTGCCGATGGCTTTCTCCGGTCGTTTTGTGGCGGAAAATGAGCAGGGTAACGGTGTATGTAAACTGATCCTGTCGGAAGACGAGACAGTGATAGGAGCGTACCTGCTGGGTAATCCGGCTTCCGAGCTGATCGTTATTGCAGGTATCGCCATTGAAAAAGGTATGACGGCTGAGGAATTGAAGTCGATCGTATTCCCGCATCCGACAGTCGGTGAAATTATAAAAGAAGCATTATAA
- a CDS encoding PH domain-containing protein, which yields MDRVFKSKIGWWYHLLIIVLAVLCVVSLLHQNVVAIVTTLVASALTLHVFFNTYYVVTADGMLLLRCGFFPKKKIAIADIEALQPSILPVFSYSLSLDRIVIWKEGKMWMLISPQNEKEFVKLLKKFNPDIEIRRNEGIQI from the coding sequence ATGGATAGAGTCTTTAAATCTAAGATCGGGTGGTGGTACCACCTGTTGATCATTGTGTTGGCAGTTTTGTGCGTCGTATCCCTGCTGCATCAGAATGTGGTGGCAATTGTTACTACATTGGTTGCCAGTGCATTGACCTTGCATGTGTTTTTCAATACGTACTATGTGGTTACAGCAGACGGTATGTTGTTGCTCCGTTGTGGTTTCTTTCCTAAAAAGAAAATCGCCATAGCCGATATAGAGGCGTTACAACCGTCTATTCTCCCCGTTTTTAGCTATTCTTTATCCTTGGATCGGATTGTGATCTGGAAAGAAGGCAAAATGTGGATGCTGATATCTCCGCAGAACGAAAAAGAGTTTGTAAAGTTACTGAAGAAGTTCAATCCGGATATCGAGATCAGGCGCAATGAAGGAATCCAAATATAA
- a CDS encoding aryl-sulfate sulfotransferase has product MNFTKYLCMMLLLAFVACSDEPEGEVAPTELIRSIQVSPQSDNVLRMDVNIEFKQGVNYQIEYWKNDDETSKKKTVLAESDGSATSTLVLLEPETQYTFKVQASTGSASTVSDEYKFTTASLPAGVPVYSMPINKLEESLPGYILLMKTDRPGYITMVDTEGNVVWYQNMEKAVRVANFDEKTNTICCIIGAYAEKDYTGNEMVVMDLTGKKLLDKVFDKFYAHHDIRRMPDGNLILVNYTPKTFDLTERGGGKEETVWGDGYTIFDMEGNKLEEWDCFGELDPADDPNIMEMVPVTSVLENPIWYKDDWLHANSVNFDSEGNIYMSFNWRSELWKIERSTGKVLYRVGKDGNVDMPEMGYANGMHCVEPLKPDEVLVFDNGISSHLSRALIYAVDEKSRKADVTMEVTLPEYSSPYMSNVQILNENLLMFGSTQTSTVVFTDKKGTVLRTILGLHQSYRSVYIPKIEY; this is encoded by the coding sequence ATGAATTTTACGAAGTATTTGTGTATGATGTTATTGCTCGCTTTCGTAGCGTGTAGTGATGAACCGGAAGGAGAAGTGGCTCCGACAGAATTGATCCGGTCGATACAGGTTTCTCCTCAATCGGATAATGTATTGAGGATGGATGTCAATATAGAATTTAAACAGGGAGTAAACTATCAGATCGAATATTGGAAGAACGACGACGAAACATCGAAAAAGAAGACCGTTTTGGCAGAGTCTGACGGTTCTGCAACTTCGACATTGGTCTTGCTGGAGCCGGAAACTCAATATACATTTAAGGTACAGGCCTCTACAGGCAGTGCGTCGACTGTTTCCGATGAGTATAAATTTACGACAGCCTCGTTGCCTGCAGGTGTCCCCGTCTATTCGATGCCGATTAATAAATTGGAAGAAAGCCTTCCCGGATATATTCTGTTGATGAAGACAGACCGGCCCGGGTATATTACGATGGTCGATACCGAAGGGAATGTGGTATGGTATCAGAATATGGAGAAAGCTGTACGTGTGGCGAATTTCGATGAAAAGACAAATACGATCTGTTGCATCATCGGTGCTTATGCCGAAAAGGATTATACAGGGAATGAGATGGTCGTCATGGATCTGACGGGCAAGAAATTACTGGATAAGGTATTCGATAAGTTCTATGCCCACCATGATATTCGCCGCATGCCGGACGGGAACCTGATATTGGTCAATTATACACCTAAGACATTCGACCTTACCGAACGTGGAGGAGGTAAGGAGGAAACTGTATGGGGAGACGGTTATACCATCTTTGATATGGAAGGTAACAAGCTGGAGGAATGGGATTGTTTCGGCGAGTTAGACCCGGCAGACGATCCTAATATTATGGAGATGGTGCCGGTCACCAGCGTATTGGAAAATCCGATCTGGTATAAAGACGACTGGTTGCATGCCAATTCCGTTAACTTTGACTCGGAAGGGAATATTTATATGTCTTTCAACTGGAGAAGCGAGTTGTGGAAGATAGAAAGATCGACAGGAAAGGTCTTGTACCGGGTGGGTAAAGACGGGAATGTGGATATGCCTGAAATGGGATATGCCAATGGCATGCACTGTGTGGAACCTTTGAAACCGGACGAGGTGCTGGTTTTTGATAATGGCATCAGCTCACATCTTTCCCGTGCATTGATCTATGCTGTCGATGAAAAATCCCGGAAAGCAGATGTTACTATGGAAGTGACCTTGCCGGAATACAGTTCCCCGTATATGAGCAATGTCCAGATATTGAACGAAAACTTACTGATGTTCGGCTCGACACAAACGAGCACTGTGGTCTTTACGGATAAAAAAGGAACGGTGTTACGTACGATTTTAGGCTTACATCAGTCTTACAGATCTGTTTATATTCCAAAGATAGAATATTAA